A genomic region of Thunnus maccoyii chromosome 13, fThuMac1.1, whole genome shotgun sequence contains the following coding sequences:
- the LOC121909665 gene encoding protein phosphatase 1D-like, whose translation MDDAITFRMSAFSEQGGRKYMEDVVEIRIEYEPTPSQAEDYPKSQRHGGQEKAESEPGKQTENETHGHNVAAESAPVSAMWVESLSNEDSGNNSAPASDREVAEHVVDTRKSVAFFAVFDGHGGREAAHFARENLWDLLKRQRGFWSKDHSEVCAALRKGFIACHHAMWKELPEWPKTITGLPSTSGTTASVIVIRGVHMYVAHVGDSAVVVGVKENDSDITLQALEITQDHKPELPKEKERIERLGGSVMKKSGVNRVVWKRPRLTHNGPVRRSTVIDQIPFLAVARSLGDLWSYDFYSGEFVVSPEPDTTVMTLDPKRHRYIILGSDGLWNMMPPKNAVNMCYSHDKMVGPKGMSCARRLGCTALLFWKERMLRADNTTVIVLALQEHGTPIPMHRDEIVVDMATGIDHVPYPGTTYNTCEVPKAEHEDGMFYEEDEIYGEEHEGWPCLEW comes from the exons ATGGACGACGCAATAACATTTCGTATGAGTGCATTTTCCGAGCAAGGAGGGAGGAAATACATGGAGGATGTTGTCGAGATAAGAATCGAGTACGAGCCGACGCCGTCGCAAGCCGAAGATTATCCAAAGTCGCAGAGACATGGAGGACAGGAAAAAGCGGAGAGTGAACCTGgtaaacagactgaaaatgagaCACATGGGCATAACGTTGCTGCTGAGTCTGCCCCAGTTTCTGCAATGTGGGTAGAGAGTCTATCAAACGAGGACAGTGGCAACAACAGTGCACCGGCATCAGACAGAGAAGTCGCAGAGCATGTAGTCGACACTCGGAAGTCTGTGGCGTTTTTCGCAGTTTTCGATGGTCACGGGGGTCGGGAAGCAGCACACTTCGCCAGAGAGAATCtgtgggatttgttgaaaaGGCAGCGGGGCTTTTGGTCGAAGGATCACAGTGAAGTGTGTGCTGCTCTTCGTAAAGGGTTCATCGCCTGTCACCATGCAATGTGGAAAGAGCTAC CGGAGTGGCCAAAGACTATTACTGGCCTGCCCAGCACATCAGGCACTACAGCCAGCGTAATTGTGATCCGTGGAGTTCACATGTATGTCGCCCATGTAGGAGATTCAGCAGTAGTAGTTGGAGTGAAAGAAAATGACTCTGATATCACGCTCCAGGCACTTGAAATCACACAAGACCATAAACCTGAACTTcctaaagaaaaagaaaggattGAACGACTTGGTGGCAG TGTAATGAAAAAATCCGGGGTGAACCGTGTTGTGTGGAAGAGGCCCAGACTGACTCATAATGGCCCTGTGAGGAGGAGTACAGTCATTGACCAGATCCCCTTCCTGGCTGTGGCTCGATCTCTCG GTGATCTCTGGAGCTACGATTTCTACAGTGGGGAGTTTGTGGTTTCTCCGGAGCCTGATACCACTGTGATGACCCTTGACCCCAAACGGCATCGCTACATTATCCTGGGCAGTGATGGACTGTGGAATATGATGCCACCCAAGAATGCTGTCAATATGTGTTATAGCCATGATAAAATGGTG GGACCAAAGGGAATGTCTTGCGCCCGCCGGCTGGGATGCACAGCCCTACTGTTTTGGAAAGAACGCATGCTTCGAGCAGACAACACAACAGTGATTGTCCTGGCACTGCAAGAGCATGGAACACCTATTCCTATGCATCGAGATGAGATTGTTGTTGATATGGCTACAGGAATTGACCATGTTCCCTACCCAGGAACTACCTATAACACATGTGAGGTTCCAAAG GCGGAGCATGAGGATGGCATGTTTTATGAAGAAGATGAGATATATGGAGAAGAACATGAGGGATGGCCATGCCTGGAGTGGTAG